Sequence from the Nitrospinaceae bacterium genome:
ATTCCTGCCATCGGTTTATCCTTTCTGTTATCCGTTGTCGCTTTCATTGAAGTGTTGAGAAATGGACCATTCACTCTTTCTCTTTATCGCCTCTTACAATCGGGTTCCCTGACCATTGATTTAACTCTATACGTGGACCAATTGACGGTCCTGCTTTTGCTCCTGGTCACAGGAGTGAGTGGGGTGGTGCATGTGTATTCCTCTCGCTACATGATAGGAGAGTCACAATATAATCGTTTTTTCGCCGTCATTGCCTTGTTTACTTTTTCTATGATTTTGTTGGTCATGAGCGGCAACCTCTTGATTTTGTTGATTAGTTGGGAGGTTATGGGGGTCTGTTCCTATCTGTTGATTTCTCACGCGGCAGAGCGACCTTCAGCTTGCCGGGCAGCCACCAGAGCTTTTCTGGTCAACGCAATCGCGGATGTCGGATTAGGTTTTGGCATCATTCTAACCTTTTATACCTTCGGTACACTCGATATACAGACGATACTTTCTCAGGCTGAAGGCATGCAGGACACCACCATCAATATCTTAGGGTGGATGGGTTTGGACCTTCAAATCTATCCCGTGACGCTGATTCCCTTCTTCCTTTTTATCGGGGCTATGGGAAAATCAGCGCAAATACCGTTCCACGTTTGGTTGCCCGGGGCGATGGAAGCTCCGACTCCGGTCTCGGCGCTTATTCATGCGGCCACTATGGTGAATGCGGGTCCGTTTTTGTTAGTGCGATTGAGTCCGTTGATGGTTCTTTCTCCATACGCCATGACGTTCATTTTCTTTATTGGCGCCATGACCGCGGTATTTGCCGGGATCGTTTCCTTGACGCAATCGGACATCAAAAAGATTTTGGCCTATTCCACAATCAGTCAAATCGGGTTCATGGTCATGGCCTGTGGTTTGGGTGCGTTTGCAGTAGCGATTTTCCACCTTCTTGCCCATGGGTGCTACAAAGCGTTCTTTTTTCTATCGACCGGCAATGCGTTGCGGTCCGTGGAACGGAGCCTTGGGCATGATGAGCATGAGCACCCTGTCTCTGAGGGCATGGGGATCTTATATGGCGGGGCCCTGGTGTTGGCGTTACTCCCGCCACTCGTGCTGTTTTCAGGACCGTATGAATATTTGTGGGGAATCACGGGGTTTGTTTCTGCTACGATCGGATTCAAAATCATTGGCTTAATCACGGTATTTGTGGCTTCTCAATATCTTTTTAAAGGCGTCACTTCGCTTTTTGCCCACGGTCCAAAGACGTACTGGCCCGCTTCAGGACAGCATGGTCTGGAGACGCAATCTGTTCGGCCACAGCTTTTAAATGGTTCCATTATAACGGGCCTTTTTCTGGCTGTGGTTTTTGCAGGTGGGCTAATGACTCTGTTTTGGAGTTGGTTCGCCGACTTTCTTGCTCCGGCTTTGACCTTTTCAGGAGACACATTGGGCGAAGGTGCCCCCGAGCAGGGGTTTCCTTTTTGGTTGGTGGTTTCACTTGGCATCGCAGTGGCGGGGTGGGTCTATGCATACTCAACACAGGTCCGGTCCCAACATCAGGTCTTAAGAGCAAAGGGGATAAGCACTCGATGGTACGTCCTGTTTTGGAATAAAGGTTATTTTGATGAGATCTATGATGCCTATCTGGTCACCCCAACCATTCAGTTCGCACGCTGGTTGTGGCGAAATATTGATATAAGGGTTATAGATCGTTTCATCCATTCAATCGCAACTTATTCTGTATATTTTGCAAGGTGGTTGTGGGGAATTGTTGATATAAGGGTTATAGATCGTTTCATCCATTTTATAGCGGCTTATTCTGTGTATTTTGCCGGGTGGTTATTGAGAATTGTTGATATTCGCGCGTTGGAGGGGAAAGTAGGAAAAGTAGCAGGACAAGTTAATGCTACGGGGAAATTACTGCAAGAGATGGAATCCCGTACCATCCAACACCAATTATTAGTAATGGTGTTTTGGTTAGTGGCGATGACTGGCCTGTTGTATATCTTGGTTTAACGAGTTCCTGATTTGTATCCCTAGTATAAGAAATGGATCTGGTTGCGAATGCTCATGCGTCATTTTGCTAAGGCTGACTTGAAAAGACGGGAGATTGCTTCTTTGGTAGGCAGGAGGGTTCTTTAATGAATATATTGATGGATCATCTGATCAGTTGGATGATCGCTGTTCCTGTTTTAGGAATTGTCAGTCTGGGATTTGTGCGCGATGAAGGGTCGATGCGACGAACTGCCTTTGGCTTCACAATGGTGGAGTTTTTCCTTTCGCTGGTACTCTGGAAGAATTTTGATTTAACCCAGCAAAGCATGCAGTTTGTTGAACGCGTGGAATGGATGCCCACGTTCAATATTCAGTATGCGGTTGGTGTGGATGGCATCAGTATTCTATTGGTGGTACTCACAGCCTTGCTTAGTCCACTCTGTGTCCTTTGTTCGTGGACGGGAATTACAACTCGAGTGCGAGCCTTCCTCTCGCTGATCTTGTTGGTTGAAGGCGCCATGATTGTGGTCTTTACCGCCCTGGATCTTTTCCTGTTTTTCATGTTGTGGGAATTGACCATGATTCCCATGTATTTCATGATTATTCTCTGGGGGGGACCGAATCGTATTGCCGCCGGGCTTAAATTCGTTTTATACAGTCTGACGGGAAGCTTACTGCTACTGGTGGGAATACTGGGTGTTTACCTTAATGGAGGACATACCTACGATCTGTTGGTGTTATCTGAACAAACCTTTTCCTCCAGCACGCAATTCTGGTTATTCCTGGCGTTCTTTCTGTCTTTTGCCATAAAAATGCCAATGGTTCCCTTTCATACGTGGCTCCCTGACGCGCACTCCGAAGCGCCTACGGCTGGCAGTGTGATTCTGGCTGGGGTGCTGTTGAAAATGGGGGGGTATGGCTTTTTACGTTTTTGTTTGCCGATGTTTCCAGAGGCTTCGGCGAATTTCGCACCCTATATTTTGTGGTTGTCGGTCATAGCCATTATCTATGGCGGGTATCTGGCCCTGGCGCAGTCAGATCTTAAAAAGCTTGTGGCCTATTCTTCAGTTTCCCACATGGGTTTTGTCACTCTCGGAATTTTTGTTTTCAATAGCCAGGGCATCCAGGGGGCCGTCTTGCAAATGTTTAATCACGGGATCACGACCGCGGCCTTATTTATTTGTGTTGGACAATTATACGACCGCACTCACAGTCGAGCGATTTCTGATTACGGCGGCTTGCATAAACCCATGCCAAGATTTGTCGCATTGTTCTTTTTATTTTCAGTCGCCGCCTTCGGGCTGCCAGGCACCTGTAATTTCATTGGCGAATTTTTAGTCTTAGTAGGAACTTCCTATGTCAACTTTTTCATGGTTCTTATTTCTATGGGCGGTATTGTTTTGGCTGCTGCCTATATGTTGTGGATGCTCCAAAGGGTGGCCTTGGGAGAGTCAAAGACAGAAGCCGCCAAAGTGCTCCCGGATTTATCGAATCGGGAATTGGCTACGCTGATTCCATTGGCTGTCCTCGTATTGGGTATTGGATTGTATCCCGGACCCTTGATGGAGATGATGGATGCGAGTGTGATTCACCTCATCCAACAAACCACAGGGCTGCAGGGGGCTGAAGTGCTTCACGGGAAAAACTAACTATTAGAAATGCGCTGCCTCATTACAAATCTTAACAGAACCGTCTAAAAGGGCATGCCCCTGCCCGCAAAAACTCCACGATAAATTTCCCCTGCGCGGATTCCTTCTTTGTGCAAAATGCCAGCACCTTGTAACTGCCGGATGGTTTAAAGGCAGGGTTGATCGCTATCCATTTTATCTTTGCCACAAAAAAATTGCCCGGAGTATAGGAGATCTGTGCGTAAGGAAAAGGTCGAGGGAGGGTTTGAAGAACTGCCTCTTGATCTCCGACCTTCCCAGAACCTGAATTTTGTGGCTACCGGGATGTTTCGGGAATTGTGAGAAGATCGGCTGAAACTCTCAGTCGAAGAAACGGCTTCAATCGGGGAAGAACTGCGGCACATTGACCGGCTAGGTTGGACGGTTTGTGGGCCGGATTATGAAAACCGGCAGTCCGGCCTTGATCTCTGCCTACGAACATCAGGTAAGAAAACGGCAAGAAAAGAAGATTGGGTTAAGTGAAAAAATCCAGAAAAGCGGTTGTCCGCTGAATAGCCTGGAGGATACTTCTCGAACCGCTGCATTGTCGTTTCCCTTCTCGTATTCAGACGATTTGAAGGGGAACATTTAGGCGATGGTGGGCCCAGCAGGTTTGCGGCCCCATCATTGCCATTAATGAAGTTTGGGCAGATGAAATGGTTCTTAAAGGAAAAGAGGCCTTAAGAACGTATTGCTGAATCATCTGTTGCGTATGGAAGGTTGTGTCTTTCATAAGACAATTTTCCAGCTAAAACTGGATTTACCAAGACTCAATTCAAGGCATACCACCGTTAAGAAACCATATCTTTTAGGGTTAGAATGCCGGCCACTTTGCCAAATTTAGTGATAACGAGATGTTTGATCTTTTTTCTTAACATAAATTCATTGGCATCTCTACGGGTTATGTAGTGGTCCCTGGTTAAAAGGGGTTTTGACATGACGGAATTAATTTTTGTGGTTTTAGGGTCTAGACCGGTTGCAACGACTCTCTGTATTATGTCTGTTTTTGTAATAATCCCCACATAGTCTTCATTTTCTTTTACCAGGAGGGAACTTATTTTTTTTCCGCCTAATAATATCGCGGCCTCTTTGACCGACGATTGAGCATCAATGTCAACAATAGATGAAACCATAAAGTCTGCAATCTGGTCCTTATCCATATCCAACCTCCCTTCCTTTTTTAAAAATAAAAAACCTGGTGAAACAAAGAATAAAATAGCTCTCGACAATATCAATGTACCCTAAAGCGAATTTATTATACACGCTATCCCTGTTTGCCAAGGATGAACTCATGATTTTCTTTTTGAGGCAACAATATTTTTCGATGCTATATTAAAGCTAGAAGTGACTCTAAAAACTAAGAGTACGTCGGATTTAATTTATTCTTGTTATAGTACTTTGTATAAATGCCAAGCCCTGAAATGATTGAAAAGGATACCCATGCCCACTCTTAAATTTTTAGGCGCGATTCAACAGGTAACAGGCTCATGCTATTTGGTAGAAACAACACAAGGGAAAATTCTTCTGGACTGCGGGATGTATCAGGGGGAAATGAGACTTGAAAAAATCCCGGAAAAACATTTTGGGTTTGATCCAAAGTCTATAGACGCCGTTATCTTATCCCATGCCCATCTTGATCATTCCGGCCTGCTACCGCGACTGACTCGCGAGGGTTATCGCGGTCCTGTCTTCGTCACGGAACCTACCCGCGACCTGCTGGGAGTGATGCTAAAAGACGCGGCCTTTATTCAAGGGAAAGATATTGAATGGGAAAATAAATGGAGGCGGCGCGCGGGGAAAGAGCTCATTGAACCTCTTTACGATATTAAAGACGTGGAAAAGGTGCTTGGGCTTTTGACAGCCGTAGGTTACAACCAGCGCACTCCAGTTATTTCTGGAGTTGAGGTGCGTTTTCGCGACGCCGGACATATCATCGGTTCGGCTATCGTGGAGCTATGGGTCAACGAAAACGGAAATAGCAAGAAAATAGTGTTTTCCGGTGACCTGGGCAATCACAGTTCTCCTCTTCTGCATGATCCTGAGATCATAGAAACGGCGGATATTTTATTGATGGAGTCTACCTATGGGGACCGCGATCACAAAAATGCGGATAAGACTTTAGAAGAATTCAAACAGGTCTTGAATGCGGCGATAGAGGACGGTGGGAACATTTTTATCCCATCCTTTGCCGTGGGACGCACTCAAGACCTTCTTTATCATTTGGGAAGGTTTTATCGTGAAGGAGCCTTGAAACAGCAAAAAGTGTTTCTTGACAGTCCGATGGCGACCAATGTGAGTGAGATTTATGCCCGGCACAGCGCTCTTTATAACGAGGAAGATCCGGAGTTTAACAAAGCTATCCTGATCGGGTGGGAAAACTGGCTGCCAATTCTGACATATACCTGTACCACCAAAGAATCCATGGCGCTCAATAATATTAAGGGCGGCGCAATCATAATTGCCGGTAGCGGGATGTGTACAGGCGGACGAATACGCCATCACTTTAAACACAACCTTTGGCGAAGTAAAAGTCATATTATTTTCGTTGGGTTCCAGGCACGGGGAACGCTTGGGCGGACCTTGGTCGATGGCGCCAAGCAAGTGAAATTCATGGGGCAAGAATTTGCGGTAAAGGCTAAGGTTCATACTCTTGGCGGTTTTTCGGCCCATGCCGGGCAGAGCCAATTGCTTGATTGGGCGGGCCGATTTCAGGAAAAGCGGCCTCACCTGTATCTGGTGCATGGGGAATTGAACAAGATGTTGGTATTGCAAAATAAATTTCACGAAAAATATAACTGGTATGCAAATATCCCGGCTCCCGGTGAAACCATCGCATTTTAAAAAATGTGAAGCTATAAATAATGATCGACCCCTCCGCAAGCGGACGGGGTATCCGCCAAAGGTTTTATTTTAAAATCCGTAGCAAGCTACGGGGAATTAAACCCACTGGTGGAATTAAAACTTTTTTCATAATTGTGGGAATAACGCATAGCAGTTTTTGACCTATTTTCTGTCAAGACCAGTGGAGACTTGAGACTATGGATACAGATCAACCTGCAAATACTCCGTGGCACACAAAAGAAATCCCGGCACTTCTGGCCGAACTCGCCGCCACCGAAAAGGGCTTGACCCTGGAAGAAGCAGACAAACGACTCAAAACGCACGGCCCAAACAAACTCCCCCGCAAACCCCCGCCCACCCTATGGCAGTTATTGGGTCGACAGTTTAAAAGCGCACTCATTTACATTTTAGGTTTGGCGGCTCTGGTTTCATTTTTGCTCGGAGATTTTACGGATGCATTTTTCATCGCCGCTGTTCTCGTTTTAAACGCATTGATAGGCGGAATACAGGAATGGCGGGCGGAACAAAGCGCGCAAGCCCTGCAAAAACTTCTTCAAATCCGCGCTACCGTTGAAAGAGATGGAAGCATTCAGGAAATCGATGCCGAAAATGTCGTCCCTGGAGATGTGATTTGGCTGGAATCGGGAAATCGAGTTCCCGCCGACATTCGAATTCTTATGGCCCACGGCCTGGAAGTTGACGAGTCGTTATTGACCGGAGAATCTTTTGGAGTGCTGAAAGACCCGTTATGGTCAGGGAAGAGCGAAACCCCGATGGCAGATCGCCGCAATATTGTTCATGCCGCTTCAACGGTAATACGTGGCCGCGGAAAGGGCGTGGTCGTGGCCACGGGAATGAAAACTGCCATTGGCCAACTTGCCAAAGATGTGATGTCGGCAGGTGGCGGAAAGCCTCCCCTGATTATCCGGATGGAACAGTTTAGCCATATGGTGGCGATAGCTGTTCTTGTAGCTTCCGCCGCTCTGGTTTTGATTGGTATTTTCGGGCATGGTCAAGGACTTAAAGAAATGTTTATGTTTGGCGTGGCTATGGCGGTATCGGCTATTCCCGAAGGATTGCCGGTGGCTATGACCGTGGCTTTGGCTGTTGGATCGTCCCGTATGGCGGCAAGGGGGGTCATTATCCGTCAACTTGCCGCTGTTGAGGGCCTGGGAAGTTGTACCTTCATTGCCAGTGACAAAACCGGCACCCTGACTTGCAACGAACTCACGGTCCGGGAAATTCAGTTGGCCCAGGGGGAAACTTTTAAAGTTACAGGAGAAGGATTTGTCCCCGAGGGCCAGATCCTGTTCCAGGATTTACCTGCAAACCCAGCCCAACATCCCATTTTGGAAGATCTGGTCCGAGCGGCGGTCCTGTGCAATGAAGCGGATTTATATCACCGAGAGGAAACCTGGGTTTGGCGGGGAGACCCTACAGACATAGCGCTTCTGTCCCTGGGGTACAAACTGAATGGCACCCCACACACCGCATTGGAACAGTTCCCACAGGTCAATCAGATCCCATTTGAGCCGGAACACCAGTTCTCCGCTTCTTATCATCAAGTCGACGGAGAAACATTAGCATTCGTTAAAGGCGCTCCCGAACGAATCATTTCCATGTGCGCTATTCCTAAAAATGGCGAGCTTTCTGAAAGGCTCCTTAACGCCGCCGAAAATATGGCTCAACAAGGGTATCGAGTGCTGGCCTTTGCCCAGAGAAAAATTGCCGAACAAATGATTCCTTCACAGGTTCCCTCGGAACCCTCTGATTTAGAGTTTCTAGGATTCGTCGGCATGATTGATCCCCTGCGGCCGGGTGTACGCGAAGCGGTGGCCGCTTGTGCCGCCTCAGGGATTGAGGTTTGCATGATAACCGGGGACCATCCAAAGACCGCTTTGGCCATTGCCCAAGGACTTGGTCTGGCTTCCAATCCAGACCAGGTGGTTACGGGATCGGAGCTGATTGGAAAGTCCGATGAGGAATTGCAAAAAATTGTTCAGTATGCCCGCGTGTTTGCCCGCGTGGCGCCGGATCAAAAACTGAGTCTGGTCAATGCCTTGCGTAATTCAGGACATTTTGTCGCTGTGACTGGAGACGGCATCAACGACGCTCCAGCCTTACGTGCTGCAAATATTGGTGTTGCCATGGGAAAAAGCGGGACCGACGTAGCCCGCGAGGCGGCAGAATTGGTAATCAGTGACGACAATTTTGCAACCATCATCAACGGTATCGAGGAAGGACGCGTCACCTACGACAATATCCGCAAGGTAATTTACCTTCTGATTTCTACCGGCGCCGCTGAGATCGTGATGATTACCCTTGCGGTGATCCTGGGGGTGCCCCTGCCTTTGTTGCCTGTGCAATTGCTGTGGCTGAATCTGATCACCAACGGAATCCAGGACGTGGCCCTGGCATTTGAACCAAGTGAAAGTGACGTCCTGAAACGCCCGCCCCGCCCGCCTAAAGAGCCCATCTTCAACCGCTTAATGATCGAAAGAACCGTCATCGCCGCTTTGGTAATGGGATTGGTGGGTTTTTTCTTTTATATGCACCTTCTGCGATTAGGATGGAGCGAATCCTCTGCGCGAAACGCTCTCCTTCTTCTCATGGTGTTGTTTCAAAACGTTCACATTGCCAATTGCCGATCAGAGACCAAATCCGCATTTTCCATTTCAATTTTCAGTAGTCCCATTCTGTTTTATGGTGTCATCACAGCCTTTTCCATCCATGTGCTTACAATGCACCTCCCTTGGGGACAGAAAGTTTTGCGCACCGAACCGGTTGATTTGTCTACCTGGCTAATGGCCTTAGGTTGCGCCTTTTCCATTTTGGTGATTATGGAAATTCACAAAAGGTTTTGGAATCACTATCATCCCCATACTAAAAATAAAAAAAATCTCGATGGTGAGCCAATTGACCATTAACGCATGGGAACAGTGCAAATATGTTTAGAGGATTCCAAAAATTTATATCCAAGCACAAATTATCTTCCCCTATTTTATGGATCTTTGTTCTATTTCTGGCTGGTGGGATTACCGGGCTGGGTGGGTTCACGTTTTTTTATGGCCAAGGGTTTTCTTATCTGTCCGATGCCCCAAAGGCCTGTATCAACTGCCATATCATGCAATCGGTTTATGACCGATGGAACCATAGCTCCCATAAGGCCGTTGCTACCTGCAACGACTGTCACACACCCAATTTTTTCTTTGGAAAATATATTGTCAAAGCCATAAATGGGTGGAACCACAGTTTGGCCTTTACGACCGGGAATTTCCCCGAGCCTCTGCGCATTACAGGGTTTAATCAGAAAGTCACACTAATGCAATGCCTAAAATGTCACTCGGCATTGGTTTCTTCAATCATGCAGTTTCACGGAAAAGAAGAAATGAATTGCCTGACGTGTCATTCCGGGGTGGGGCATGGAGGAAGGTGAAATCGATTTATTTGTTAGGAGAAAGAGAAATGAAAAATGATTGCGGAAATATTTCTTTCGGACTTTTAATCGCCCTTGGGATTTCTTTTATCCTGGGTGTAGGACTTATGTGGGGAATTGGAGCATTATTGATCAATATCCAGGAAAGAAAAGCAGAGGCCAAAATTCCTTTTCAAAAAGTTGTCGAAATTGGTGAGAATGAACTGGAACCTTCGGTTTGGGGCAAAAACTTTCCGCATCAATATGACACCTTTATAAAGACTGAAGACTCTTCGATCGGGACCCCGTTTGGAGGATCCGTTCCCTACAGCAAGTTGGAGAAAAATCCAGCCCTCATTCGCCTATGGGCAGGTTACGCCTTCAGTAAGGACCACAACGAGGACCGTGGCCATCATCATGCTTTGTCCGATCAGCTTAAAACCCAAAGAGTGACATTGGTTGACCAACCAGGAGGTTGTGCTAATTGTCACGCCGCAGAAACCCCACAACTCATAAAATCCATGGGGTGGGAAGCATTCAACAGCACGCCTTTTAATGATATTAAAGAAAAACTTCATTTAGGAACATCCTGCGCCGATTGTCATGATCCTAAAACCATGGCGCTTCGGATCACCCGTCCCGCCTTCAAAAATGCGATGGAAAAAAGAGGGATAGACATTACCAAGGCAAGCCGGCAGG
This genomic interval carries:
- a CDS encoding NADH:ubiquinone oxidoreductase subunit L codes for the protein MALFVLIPLLPLLASLILLLGGRRWGENSHRIGIPAIGLSFLLSVVAFIEVLRNGPFTLSLYRLLQSGSLTIDLTLYVDQLTVLLLLLVTGVSGVVHVYSSRYMIGESQYNRFFAVIALFTFSMILLVMSGNLLILLISWEVMGVCSYLLISHAAERPSACRAATRAFLVNAIADVGLGFGIILTFYTFGTLDIQTILSQAEGMQDTTINILGWMGLDLQIYPVTLIPFFLFIGAMGKSAQIPFHVWLPGAMEAPTPVSALIHAATMVNAGPFLLVRLSPLMVLSPYAMTFIFFIGAMTAVFAGIVSLTQSDIKKILAYSTISQIGFMVMACGLGAFAVAIFHLLAHGCYKAFFFLSTGNALRSVERSLGHDEHEHPVSEGMGILYGGALVLALLPPLVLFSGPYEYLWGITGFVSATIGFKIIGLITVFVASQYLFKGVTSLFAHGPKTYWPASGQHGLETQSVRPQLLNGSIITGLFLAVVFAGGLMTLFWSWFADFLAPALTFSGDTLGEGAPEQGFPFWLVVSLGIAVAGWVYAYSTQVRSQHQVLRAKGISTRWYVLFWNKGYFDEIYDAYLVTPTIQFARWLWRNIDIRVIDRFIHSIATYSVYFARWLWGIVDIRVIDRFIHFIAAYSVYFAGWLLRIVDIRALEGKVGKVAGQVNATGKLLQEMESRTIQHQLLVMVFWLVAMTGLLYILV
- the nuoM3 gene encoding NADH:ubiquinone oxidoreductase subunit M, with product MNILMDHLISWMIAVPVLGIVSLGFVRDEGSMRRTAFGFTMVEFFLSLVLWKNFDLTQQSMQFVERVEWMPTFNIQYAVGVDGISILLVVLTALLSPLCVLCSWTGITTRVRAFLSLILLVEGAMIVVFTALDLFLFFMLWELTMIPMYFMIILWGGPNRIAAGLKFVLYSLTGSLLLLVGILGVYLNGGHTYDLLVLSEQTFSSSTQFWLFLAFFLSFAIKMPMVPFHTWLPDAHSEAPTAGSVILAGVLLKMGGYGFLRFCLPMFPEASANFAPYILWLSVIAIIYGGYLALAQSDLKKLVAYSSVSHMGFVTLGIFVFNSQGIQGAVLQMFNHGITTAALFICVGQLYDRTHSRAISDYGGLHKPMPRFVALFFLFSVAAFGLPGTCNFIGEFLVLVGTSYVNFFMVLISMGGIVLAAAYMLWMLQRVALGESKTEAAKVLPDLSNRELATLIPLAVLVLGIGLYPGPLMEMMDASVIHLIQQTTGLQGAEVLHGKN
- a CDS encoding MBL fold metallo-hydrolase; the protein is MPTLKFLGAIQQVTGSCYLVETTQGKILLDCGMYQGEMRLEKIPEKHFGFDPKSIDAVILSHAHLDHSGLLPRLTREGYRGPVFVTEPTRDLLGVMLKDAAFIQGKDIEWENKWRRRAGKELIEPLYDIKDVEKVLGLLTAVGYNQRTPVISGVEVRFRDAGHIIGSAIVELWVNENGNSKKIVFSGDLGNHSSPLLHDPEIIETADILLMESTYGDRDHKNADKTLEEFKQVLNAAIEDGGNIFIPSFAVGRTQDLLYHLGRFYREGALKQQKVFLDSPMATNVSEIYARHSALYNEEDPEFNKAILIGWENWLPILTYTCTTKESMALNNIKGGAIIIAGSGMCTGGRIRHHFKHNLWRSKSHIIFVGFQARGTLGRTLVDGAKQVKFMGQEFAVKAKVHTLGGFSAHAGQSQLLDWAGRFQEKRPHLYLVHGELNKMLVLQNKFHEKYNWYANIPAPGETIAF
- a CDS encoding haloacid dehalogenase — its product is MDTDQPANTPWHTKEIPALLAELAATEKGLTLEEADKRLKTHGPNKLPRKPPPTLWQLLGRQFKSALIYILGLAALVSFLLGDFTDAFFIAAVLVLNALIGGIQEWRAEQSAQALQKLLQIRATVERDGSIQEIDAENVVPGDVIWLESGNRVPADIRILMAHGLEVDESLLTGESFGVLKDPLWSGKSETPMADRRNIVHAASTVIRGRGKGVVVATGMKTAIGQLAKDVMSAGGGKPPLIIRMEQFSHMVAIAVLVASAALVLIGIFGHGQGLKEMFMFGVAMAVSAIPEGLPVAMTVALAVGSSRMAARGVIIRQLAAVEGLGSCTFIASDKTGTLTCNELTVREIQLAQGETFKVTGEGFVPEGQILFQDLPANPAQHPILEDLVRAAVLCNEADLYHREETWVWRGDPTDIALLSLGYKLNGTPHTALEQFPQVNQIPFEPEHQFSASYHQVDGETLAFVKGAPERIISMCAIPKNGELSERLLNAAENMAQQGYRVLAFAQRKIAEQMIPSQVPSEPSDLEFLGFVGMIDPLRPGVREAVAACAASGIEVCMITGDHPKTALAIAQGLGLASNPDQVVTGSELIGKSDEELQKIVQYARVFARVAPDQKLSLVNALRNSGHFVAVTGDGINDAPALRAANIGVAMGKSGTDVAREAAELVISDDNFATIINGIEEGRVTYDNIRKVIYLLISTGAAEIVMITLAVILGVPLPLLPVQLLWLNLITNGIQDVALAFEPSESDVLKRPPRPPKEPIFNRLMIERTVIAALVMGLVGFFFYMHLLRLGWSESSARNALLLLMVLFQNVHIANCRSETKSAFSISIFSSPILFYGVITAFSIHVLTMHLPWGQKVLRTEPVDLSTWLMALGCAFSILVIMEIHKRFWNHYHPHTKNKKNLDGEPIDH